The proteins below are encoded in one region of Nostoc sp. UHCC 0870:
- a CDS encoding tyrosine-protein kinase family protein produces MTDFNSTRSQDIQNYLSGKLTLEDTQVKVKVKRTSLGWLKIWIVTSSFEGKSLIEREKKIDDLLTIFSPGFNLGQYPIAGYELLTPQEDVEQLPQDVQLPLWSEILMAPEPEQPFEMDEDSLKKPSIVTFYSFKGGVGRSTALGLVGGILATRNRRVVMVDFDLEAPGISIMLHQDIENTNGEQYGVLDYLYQRSVTPEENLPNISDCIRQINLKTRGELFLVPVGEYDENYVHRLADLDMRSFYRSGHNAVEQLIEDIKEQLDPDVILIDARPGFNDVGAIALLGLADTAIICFSPTGQSFEGLRWVVQAARKQQKYQGKPDVRFLLTPVPAVASEQHQIWINKVENWIEDNWGLPNQITVGQLYHEVLYNPSITTLSSLVNEVPKSLLDAYLPLADTIDAGLPDFQLNIETKTIDNRKTILNELHFQAATAQELEPDNIPNIFQRTEDFPKFLINRTWLIRGAKGTGKSLLFRLFVEKPDAAKELAQSDVNLNNISFIPAHGQPRVSSTILESGDLASYEEQVGENEWQFFWLNYGLLQLCNTKLELRSLTCLDERLIALSAQENPSHAEIISWLVDRSRSPQAKPQASDELRAIDQWLQQNNQIVWLLYDELDAGFGSSQKDYDRRRRALEALLAWWLESGTSLKQIVPKIFLREDIWNQLNFTNTGHYSGRSLHLRWEEADLWRLVLRQALKSSDSLKKSLEQKFGVTVERLNIIGLEQLRQSLYPLWGERMGSGNKAYTYNWVRTRIADGQKNCFPRSLVLLLEEAVKLEKEFSTEYASEITLRPKALINAFPNVSHQRVNEVRNEYPELEDFLERLQSERSPIDENRLAEIWNLGDGELVLHIKDMVDAGILTERSRPKDPPPRVYGVAELYLYGLGMVRKGQR; encoded by the coding sequence ATGACAGATTTCAACAGTACACGATCTCAAGATATTCAGAACTATCTAAGCGGTAAATTAACATTAGAAGATACACAAGTAAAGGTCAAAGTCAAGCGCACTTCACTAGGTTGGTTGAAAATTTGGATTGTCACAAGCTCTTTTGAAGGTAAATCATTAATTGAGCGGGAAAAAAAGATTGACGATTTATTAACAATTTTTTCTCCTGGGTTTAATCTTGGGCAATATCCAATTGCTGGCTATGAATTGTTAACCCCACAAGAAGACGTTGAGCAACTTCCCCAAGACGTTCAGTTACCTTTATGGTCAGAAATTTTAATGGCTCCAGAACCTGAGCAGCCATTTGAAATGGATGAAGATAGTTTGAAAAAACCTTCGATTGTTACTTTTTACTCTTTCAAGGGAGGTGTAGGTCGCTCTACTGCTTTAGGGTTGGTAGGAGGTATATTGGCAACCCGCAATCGTCGGGTAGTCATGGTAGATTTTGATTTGGAAGCTCCTGGAATTTCAATTATGTTGCACCAGGATATTGAAAATACCAATGGAGAACAGTATGGAGTATTAGATTACCTATATCAACGCTCCGTTACTCCTGAAGAGAATCTTCCTAATATTAGTGACTGCATCCGTCAGATAAACTTAAAAACTCGCGGTGAACTTTTTTTAGTGCCAGTAGGAGAGTATGACGAAAATTATGTTCATCGACTAGCAGACCTAGATATGCGATCTTTCTATAGGTCTGGACATAATGCGGTTGAGCAATTGATTGAAGATATAAAAGAACAACTAGATCCAGATGTAATTTTAATTGATGCCCGTCCTGGATTTAATGATGTAGGTGCAATTGCACTTTTGGGTCTAGCTGATACTGCCATCATTTGTTTTTCACCAACTGGACAGAGTTTTGAGGGACTGCGTTGGGTTGTGCAAGCAGCTCGTAAACAACAAAAATATCAGGGTAAGCCTGATGTGCGATTTCTACTAACACCTGTGCCAGCGGTTGCATCTGAGCAGCATCAAATTTGGATAAATAAAGTAGAAAATTGGATTGAAGACAACTGGGGTTTACCGAATCAAATCACTGTCGGACAACTTTACCACGAAGTTCTATATAATCCGAGTATCACAACTTTGTCTAGTCTAGTCAATGAGGTACCCAAAAGTTTACTGGATGCTTATCTACCTCTTGCTGATACCATTGATGCTGGTTTGCCAGATTTTCAACTAAATATAGAAACTAAAACTATTGATAACAGAAAAACCATCCTTAATGAGTTACATTTTCAGGCGGCAACTGCACAAGAATTAGAACCAGATAATATTCCAAATATCTTTCAGCGCACAGAGGATTTCCCGAAATTTTTGATTAATAGAACTTGGCTAATTCGTGGTGCTAAAGGTACTGGGAAAAGCCTTTTGTTTCGACTATTTGTAGAAAAGCCAGATGCAGCTAAGGAATTAGCTCAATCTGATGTCAATTTAAATAATATTAGTTTTATTCCAGCCCACGGCCAGCCGAGAGTATCGTCAACAATTTTAGAAAGTGGTGATCTGGCTAGCTATGAAGAGCAAGTCGGTGAAAATGAGTGGCAATTTTTTTGGCTTAATTATGGTCTTTTACAACTGTGCAATACTAAGTTGGAGTTACGTTCGCTGACGTGTTTAGATGAACGATTGATTGCATTGAGCGCTCAAGAAAACCCTTCTCATGCTGAGATTATTTCATGGTTAGTAGACCGTTCGCGATCACCACAAGCAAAACCGCAAGCATCTGACGAATTGCGTGCAATTGACCAATGGTTGCAGCAAAATAATCAGATAGTATGGCTACTTTATGATGAACTAGATGCTGGCTTTGGTTCTAGTCAAAAAGATTATGATCGACGCAGACGGGCACTTGAAGCATTGCTTGCTTGGTGGTTAGAAAGTGGTACAAGTTTAAAGCAGATTGTACCCAAGATATTTTTACGTGAAGATATCTGGAACCAACTCAACTTTACCAATACAGGACATTATAGTGGACGCTCACTTCATCTGCGTTGGGAAGAGGCTGACCTTTGGCGACTGGTGCTTCGCCAAGCTCTAAAAAGTTCTGATTCGCTGAAAAAATCTTTAGAACAAAAGTTTGGGGTTACTGTTGAGCGACTCAATATAATTGGGCTGGAGCAATTACGTCAAAGCCTTTATCCTCTATGGGGTGAACGGATGGGAAGTGGTAATAAAGCCTACACTTATAACTGGGTTCGCACTCGTATTGCAGACGGTCAAAAGAACTGTTTTCCACGCAGTTTAGTATTACTTTTAGAAGAAGCTGTCAAATTGGAGAAAGAATTTTCTACAGAATACGCTTCAGAAATAACTTTGCGTCCAAAAGCGTTGATCAATGCTTTTCCCAATGTTTCCCATCAACGAGTGAACGAGGTACGTAATGAATACCCTGAACTAGAAGATTTTCTAGAGAGACTTCAGAGTGAACGATCTCCTATCGATGAAAACCGCCTAGCTGAAATATGGAATTTAGGAGATGGCGAATTAGTGCTTCACATCAAAGACATGGTTGATGCTGGTATTCTTACAGAGCGCTCCCGACCAAAAGACCCCCCCCCTCGTGTCTATGGTGTTGCTGAGTTATACCTGTATGGACTAGGTATGGTACGCAAAGGACAACGATAA
- the hsdR gene encoding type I restriction-modification system endonuclease — MLVSPNFGFLAIHDPQLVRLGALAERYFTDDPNTCLIKLRQFGELLAQLIAANVGMYDYEARQIDLMRRLRDKGILKGKIYDLFDQLRLAGNDATHALADDHRTALSNLKYARQLGIWFHRVNTKNPDFNPGPFIPPQDPARETQALQQELAQLRTELEASRTAAELAQIAAEQEAQRRISAQELAKEAEAQKQTALDHLAAIQAIAQTQSVQTIQETIQRSQQAGDNIDLDERETRRLIDAQLRAAGWEVDSEQLTYSNGIRPQKGKNFAIAEWPTNDGRADYVFFVGLQVMAVVEAKRQSTDVYAAIDQAKRYSRGYKIQGNEILPGGPWGEYQVPFVFATNGREFLRQLQTKSGIWFCDVRRPENIRRPLTTWYKPEAFIDALNQDVDKAHELLAEEGFNYNLQLRDYQIKAIQTVEARLAQGARELLLAMATGTGKTKTCLILVYRLLKTKRFRRVLFLVDRTALGEQTGNVFKETRVENLQTFADIFDIKELGEAILDRDTKVHIDTVQAFVKRILYPGDNTNIPTADQYDCIVVDECHRGYLLDRELSDTELTFRDFNDYISKYRRVLDHFDAVKIGLTATPALHTTQIFGQPVYQYTYKEAVIDGYLIDCEPPIRIVTALSEDGMMWQPGEEMEYFDPITGTINLVHAPDEVRIEVEQFNRQVITEEFNRVICEFLAANIDPSLPGKTLIFCVKDDHADIVVNLLKQALIAQYGSVEDDAVIKITGKADKPLQLIRRFKNEANPKIAVTVDLLTTGIDVPEICNLVFIRRVNSRILYEQMLGRATRRCDEIKKEVFYIYDAVNLYAALSPLSTMKPVAVNPKISFTQLVEELNTVNDSPAAATIVDQLLAKLQRQQRKLGDSNRENIEVAAGMAMAEMINHLRQSDPQQLKEWFKQRAAIAQMLDARDGGRQPVLISRHADELRRVERGYGNAQKPEDYLDSFGAYLRENINKIPALIVVTTRPRELTRAQLKG; from the coding sequence ATGTTAGTATCGCCAAACTTTGGGTTTCTAGCAATTCATGACCCGCAACTGGTGCGACTGGGAGCTTTAGCAGAAAGATATTTTACTGATGACCCTAATACCTGCCTCATCAAACTGCGTCAGTTTGGCGAACTCCTAGCGCAACTGATAGCCGCGAATGTGGGGATGTACGACTATGAAGCACGGCAAATTGATTTGATGCGTCGCTTGCGGGATAAAGGCATTCTCAAAGGCAAAATATATGATTTGTTTGACCAATTACGTCTAGCTGGCAATGATGCCACACACGCACTTGCAGATGATCATAGAACAGCCCTCAGCAACCTGAAATATGCACGTCAACTAGGAATATGGTTTCATCGGGTTAATACCAAAAATCCCGATTTTAACCCTGGCCCTTTTATTCCACCTCAAGACCCAGCCAGAGAAACCCAAGCACTCCAACAAGAATTAGCACAGTTACGGACTGAGTTAGAAGCCAGTCGTACCGCCGCAGAACTCGCACAAATTGCCGCCGAACAGGAAGCACAGCGTCGTATCTCTGCCCAAGAACTAGCTAAAGAAGCAGAAGCACAAAAACAAACAGCTTTAGATCACCTTGCAGCAATTCAAGCTATAGCCCAAACTCAATCAGTACAAACAATTCAAGAAACCATCCAGCGATCGCAACAAGCAGGGGATAATATTGACCTGGATGAACGGGAAACCCGCCGCCTCATCGATGCTCAACTACGGGCAGCTGGTTGGGAGGTAGACTCAGAACAGCTTACCTATAGTAATGGCATTCGTCCCCAAAAAGGCAAGAATTTTGCGATCGCAGAATGGCCTACAAACGACGGACGTGCCGATTATGTTTTCTTTGTCGGACTCCAGGTAATGGCTGTAGTTGAAGCTAAACGTCAAAGCACTGATGTTTATGCTGCCATCGACCAAGCCAAGCGTTACAGTCGCGGCTACAAAATTCAAGGTAATGAAATCCTACCCGGTGGCCCCTGGGGTGAATATCAAGTTCCCTTCGTCTTCGCCACCAACGGACGGGAATTTTTACGACAGTTGCAAACCAAAAGCGGGATATGGTTCTGTGATGTCCGCCGTCCTGAAAATATCCGTCGTCCCCTTACCACTTGGTACAAACCAGAAGCCTTCATTGATGCCCTTAACCAAGACGTTGATAAAGCACATGAACTGCTTGCTGAAGAAGGTTTTAACTATAATCTGCAACTCCGTGATTACCAAATTAAAGCCATTCAAACAGTTGAAGCCAGATTAGCCCAAGGTGCAAGGGAACTGTTACTGGCAATGGCAACGGGGACAGGTAAAACTAAAACCTGCCTGATCTTGGTTTATCGTCTCCTTAAAACCAAACGTTTTCGCCGTGTTCTGTTTCTGGTAGACCGCACAGCATTAGGAGAACAAACAGGTAATGTTTTTAAAGAAACACGAGTAGAAAATCTCCAAACTTTTGCTGACATCTTTGATATCAAAGAATTAGGTGAAGCAATACTAGATAGAGATACTAAAGTTCACATTGATACTGTGCAAGCATTTGTCAAACGTATTCTCTACCCAGGCGATAACACAAATATTCCCACGGCTGACCAATATGATTGCATTGTCGTGGATGAATGCCACAGGGGATATTTACTAGATAGGGAATTAAGCGATACAGAACTTACCTTCCGCGACTTTAACGATTACATCTCCAAATATCGCCGCGTTCTCGACCATTTTGATGCTGTAAAAATTGGACTAACCGCCACTCCAGCACTGCATACTACTCAAATATTTGGTCAACCTGTTTACCAATATACTTACAAAGAAGCGGTCATTGACGGCTACCTTATCGACTGTGAACCCCCCATTCGCATAGTTACAGCCCTTAGTGAAGATGGCATGATGTGGCAACCAGGGGAAGAAATGGAATATTTTGACCCCATCACAGGCACAATTAATTTAGTTCATGCCCCGGATGAAGTCAGAATTGAGGTAGAACAGTTTAATCGGCAAGTTATTACCGAGGAATTTAATCGAGTCATTTGTGAATTTTTAGCAGCAAATATTGACCCTTCACTGCCAGGAAAAACTTTAATATTTTGTGTGAAAGATGATCATGCTGATATTGTTGTTAACTTATTAAAACAAGCCTTGATTGCCCAGTATGGCAGTGTGGAAGATGATGCAGTTATCAAAATTACTGGCAAGGCTGATAAACCATTACAATTAATTCGCCGCTTTAAAAACGAAGCTAATCCCAAAATTGCTGTTACCGTAGACTTATTAACCACTGGCATTGATGTACCAGAAATCTGCAACTTAGTATTTATTCGGCGGGTGAATTCGCGCATCCTTTACGAACAAATGTTAGGACGGGCTACCCGACGCTGTGATGAGATTAAAAAAGAAGTTTTTTACATTTATGATGCTGTGAATTTATATGCAGCCCTGTCTCCTCTCTCCACGATGAAACCAGTGGCGGTTAATCCCAAGATTTCGTTTACTCAACTGGTGGAAGAATTAAATACAGTCAATGACAGCCCTGCTGCGGCTACCATTGTTGACCAACTTTTAGCTAAACTGCAACGCCAGCAGAGGAAGTTAGGGGATAGCAACCGGGAGAATATTGAAGTCGCAGCCGGGATGGCGATGGCAGAAATGATTAACCACCTGCGCCAAAGTGACCCCCAACAACTCAAGGAATGGTTTAAGCAACGGGCTGCGATCGCACAAATGTTAGATGCTAGAGATGGTGGTAGACAACCTGTGCTAATTTCTCGCCATGCTGATGAACTGCGACGAGTAGAAAGGGGTTATGGTAATGCCCAAAAACCTGAAGATTATTTAGATAGTTTTGGGGCATATTTACGGGAGAACATTAATAAAATTCCAGCTTTGATAGTTGTAACTACCCGTCCCCGTGAATTGACTAGGGCGCAGTTGAAGGGGTAA
- a CDS encoding plasmid pRiA4b ORF-3 family protein: MASKKSASNQTVYQLKITLKNIRPPIWRRIQVLSSTTLEQLHLIVQEVMGWDNYHMHQFSIAGIDYGQTQREFNVRSEKTVKLSQVVKSEKFKFSYTYDFGDSWEHEILVEKELPSTPNTNYPICITGKRACPPEDCGGSWGYAELLEIITSPSHPEYEERMEWVGESFNPDTFDINEVNQRLQEFK; this comes from the coding sequence ATGGCTTCAAAAAAATCTGCAAGTAATCAAACCGTTTACCAACTCAAAATCACCCTCAAGAACATTCGACCCCCTATTTGGAGAAGGATACAGGTATTAAGTTCGACGACGCTTGAACAGCTACATCTGATTGTGCAAGAGGTAATGGGCTGGGATAACTATCATATGCACCAATTTTCCATTGCTGGCATTGATTATGGTCAAACTCAAAGAGAGTTTAATGTGCGTTCAGAAAAGACTGTAAAGCTAAGTCAGGTGGTTAAGAGTGAGAAGTTCAAATTTTCTTACACTTACGATTTTGGAGATAGCTGGGAACACGAAATTTTGGTAGAAAAAGAACTACCATCAACTCCTAATACAAACTACCCCATATGTATCACTGGGAAGCGTGCTTGTCCTCCTGAAGATTGTGGTGGTTCTTGGGGCTATGCAGAGTTACTGGAAATTATTACTTCACCGTCACATCCAGAATACGAAGAGAGGATGGAGTGGGTAGGTGAAAGCTTTAATCCAGATACCTTCGACATCAATGAAGTTAATCAAAGGTTACAAGAATTCAAATAA
- a CDS encoding Uma2 family endonuclease, with protein MTQSLPKLLTFDEFIEWYPNDDKRYELRNGVIFEMPPPTGEHEKVIAFLSRKLTVEFDRLNLPYGIPKTALVKTPSAESAYSPDVLLLNLDNLSNEPLFHSSSTVSQAASVPLVVEVVSTNWRDDYYNKFADYEEMGIPEYWIADYAALGARKFIGNPKQPTIFVCSLVDGEYQMTPFQGDTAIKSPTFPQLNLTAQQIFDAAN; from the coding sequence ATGACCCAATCTTTGCCAAAATTACTGACATTTGATGAATTTATCGAATGGTATCCCAACGATGATAAACGCTATGAATTACGTAACGGAGTAATTTTTGAAATGCCCCCTCCAACCGGAGAACATGAAAAAGTCATAGCATTTTTGTCACGTAAATTAACGGTGGAGTTTGATCGTCTGAATTTACCCTATGGTATTCCTAAAACTGCACTCGTCAAAACTCCTAGTGCTGAATCTGCTTATTCGCCTGATGTATTGTTATTAAATCTAGACAACCTCAGCAACGAACCACTTTTTCACTCATCTTCAACAGTCAGCCAAGCTGCATCTGTGCCTTTAGTGGTTGAGGTTGTATCGACTAACTGGCGAGATGATTACTACAACAAATTTGCTGACTATGAGGAAATGGGCATTCCTGAATATTGGATTGCTGATTATGCTGCTTTGGGAGCTAGGAAATTTATCGGTAATCCCAAACAACCGACTATTTTTGTATGTAGTTTAGTTGATGGTGAATATCAAATGACTCCGTTTCAAGGTGACACAGCGATTAAATCACCTACCTTCCCCCAATTAAATTTAACCGCACAGCAGATTTTTGATGCTGCTAACTAA
- a CDS encoding class I SAM-dependent DNA methyltransferase, translating to MSATTDIVQKLWNLCHVLRDDGITYLDYVTELTYLLFLKMAQETGTESQIPEGCRWGDLVVKDGIEQMNFYRATLLELGSNSTPLRVQAIFANAQTALKKPQILNKLVKSIDELDWYSAKSEGLGDLYEGLLEKNAGEKKSGAGQYFTPRPLIDCMVELIKPQPGELVQDPAAGTGGFLIASDRYIKKHTDDLFDLSEAEQSFQRYQAFCGIELVQDAHRLLLMNMLLHGIEGAVDLGDTLSSDGQQLPKANVILTNPPFGTKKGGGLPTRDDFTYPTSNKQLAFLQHIYRGLLPQGRAAVVLPDNVLFEDGQGRSIRADLMDKCNLHTILRLPTGIFYAQGVKTNVLFFQRGTTEKGNTKQVWFYDMRTNIPVFGKRTPLTREHFRAFKEVYGDDANGGSPRVDEGELGRWRCFTREDIAKRGENLDITWLRDESLQSGDDLPEPDVIAAAIMTKLQTAIAEMEALTALLEGEEETEDEAALLE from the coding sequence TTGAGCGCGACTACTGATATCGTCCAAAAACTCTGGAATCTCTGTCATGTCTTGCGGGACGACGGGATTACTTATCTCGATTATGTAACTGAATTAACATACCTGCTGTTCCTGAAGATGGCGCAGGAAACAGGGACAGAAAGCCAAATCCCTGAAGGCTGTCGCTGGGGTGATTTGGTAGTCAAGGATGGCATCGAACAGATGAACTTTTACCGCGCCACCTTGTTAGAGTTAGGTTCTAACAGTACGCCGCTACGGGTGCAGGCTATTTTTGCTAATGCCCAAACTGCCCTGAAAAAACCGCAAATTCTCAATAAGCTGGTCAAAAGCATTGATGAACTGGACTGGTACTCTGCCAAGTCAGAAGGCTTAGGCGATTTGTACGAAGGACTGTTAGAGAAAAATGCCGGTGAGAAAAAATCTGGTGCAGGGCAATACTTTACGCCGCGTCCCTTGATTGATTGCATGGTGGAACTCATCAAACCGCAACCGGGGGAACTGGTACAAGACCCCGCAGCCGGGACTGGTGGGTTTTTAATTGCCTCAGACCGCTATATTAAAAAACATACCGATGATTTATTTGATTTAAGCGAAGCTGAACAGTCGTTTCAGCGTTACCAAGCATTCTGCGGTATTGAGTTGGTGCAGGATGCCCACCGACTGTTATTAATGAATATGCTGCTACATGGCATTGAGGGGGCTGTAGATTTGGGCGATACTCTCTCCAGCGATGGGCAGCAGTTACCAAAAGCCAATGTTATCTTAACTAATCCCCCCTTTGGGACGAAAAAGGGCGGCGGACTGCCTACACGGGATGATTTTACTTATCCTACTTCCAACAAGCAGTTAGCTTTTTTACAGCATATCTATCGCGGACTGTTACCCCAAGGACGGGCGGCGGTGGTGTTACCTGATAATGTGTTGTTTGAAGATGGTCAAGGGCGTAGCATCCGCGCTGATTTGATGGATAAGTGCAACCTACATACAATTTTACGGTTGCCTACGGGGATTTTCTACGCTCAAGGTGTCAAAACTAACGTGCTGTTTTTCCAACGGGGAACGACGGAGAAGGGGAATACCAAGCAGGTGTGGTTTTACGATATGCGGACGAATATACCTGTTTTTGGCAAGCGGACTCCTTTAACTAGAGAGCATTTTCGGGCATTTAAAGAAGTTTACGGGGATGATGCTAATGGGGGAAGTCCGCGTGTAGATGAAGGGGAGTTGGGACGCTGGCGTTGCTTTACGCGGGAGGATATTGCTAAACGCGGCGAAAACCTGGATATTACTTGGCTGCGGGATGAAAGTTTGCAGTCGGGGGATGATTTACCTGAACCAGATGTAATTGCGGCGGCTATTATGACGAAGTTACAAACTGCGATCGCAGAAATGGAGGCGTTGACGGCGTTGCTAGAAGGGGAGGAAGAAACCGAGGATGAAGCCGCGCTTCTAGAATAA